In Episyrphus balteatus chromosome 4, idEpiBalt1.1, whole genome shotgun sequence, the sequence catggcattgttgttgttatttctttatttagCGAAGTACATCCTAATATGACCGATCTGCCTCACGATCTGTGGCAGAATGAAACTCAATCATAAAAGctgtttattaaaagtattcacaatacataagagttaccattggtaaacttccttcataaactactcctttttctattatttttctgaaagagctttcaggattaatgcttttttcaagctttttgaacgaaaaaaaaagcatatgtgttgtcgtggtgttggtggctatttgatttttattttgtgtatgtaggaaaacagttaatgtcaacattttaacatgcattttaagATTTCAACAGGCAAAATTTTGTACCCATGCGTGGGGTCGGCCTGCGTCTTAAATGggtgaattttttatttcttattttggtgctaaacgaaaaatttattttttttttttgtttttgtgaaattttactgacaaaatggtaacgctggtaccttttcgaaacattttttttggataatacggcatcgctaagtgagcttttttatgtgatagacatatccagaaggcgtgaagcagagtgagatgcaaatgCCCTACCTTCCCTGTACCAGGGATGGGACTTTGCTGCaattgcagtagatctactttttgttttacaaaaaaaaaaaaaaaattatcagcctattgtgagtttcatgtgaacaagatttcacccgaaaaaattgaattttacttttatttctatTATGAGTCGTGAGGAAAGTTGTTGACGTTCAGAAAACTccccgtatttttttttttttcaggtaatgtGCGAAGCAGTGTTGTCAGAGccggctatttatcgccaaacaaGCTCCTTGAACATTTCTCTCgctacttaaaattttgatttccgaTTTATCGGAATTTGGCTCTTGTAATTTTGAACTTGGCTTTGAAATCAAagcattttacaacaaaaatccaTTAGAGATGTGAACGGAGATAaccaatttgcatacatttttcattattAACTACTACCTACTAATTTAATTTCATACCCGTCAATGAgcataaaaaaaacagaatatacaaaaatcaacaaaatgaaaaacaaaaattgtgtttgagGTATGATACCAAATTTtgtctgaaaattaaaaaaaaaaactcaaaaatctcataccaaaaaaaaaaaatatgcgctTTTTaggcaatattttaaaaaggctatttttggctccaagatttttcaaaatcggctccttgcctctTAAATATTCCGGCAGCACTAGCCGAGGTAGTTGACAGGTCTCTTCTGACTTAGAATTTAGTGGCGaacaaaaaactagttttgccgtttttaaaattatatgcgaacaaaaatgtttcgtttgaaaaatttccacgtgaatctcatgtaaaaatattatcagcatattatttattttttttgtttgatcgttattttgaatgcagtcaatctCATTTTAATACTTAACGTGTGTTTTTACATATAATTAACACAAAAATGCttacattttttctgaaaaaaaaagaaatgaatgtttagtttttgttattttttatgaaattctaaaaatatgaaaatctactgcgataaaaatgaatctactgcgttatttgttcaaatctacttcgacatTTGTTTCAAAAAGTCTCATCTTTgccctgtactgccaatttttatcggacagagtatagtaTCTATGTCCTGTTAGTTTGAggcagtcagaaaaatttgtatactatttgtataggtataaaaaacactcaaaaataccccttaaaaaataggtgtttttcaaaaattcatatttccaaACGcaacaccttaaaaaaaatccataagaCGCCTAATTATTTTAAGTATCTTttcaattgtcaaaaaaaaaaattcccctacctaaaATATccactttgtcaaaggtctaccttctacatgttttcaatttaaagaaCCCTTCATTATTtggttttgagattttttagatttttttcaaatctctaATAATTAACCTTAcaataaattcattttcaatAGGCAATTTTTTGCTATGTCGTTTTAGCCCTATTTAcccaattaaattttatcaaataagATATCAACGGTTTTTATATCTATTACAGTTTAACTGTGCGTTTCAAATTGCTGCGatactaaaaaagtttttacttaaaaaacttCAACTTTGTAACAACTTACCATAGATTTGTGTTTATTAAAATAAGTTGAATATAAAACACTGATAAAAAGGAAAATAATTGTTGCTTACTATaggtatttattaaataaagtgaGATATTTATCAAAACTAAAGGTATTTTGCTTTGTGCAACGACTTAAACCGTTGTCGCTATTGTTGTTGAAGTTGGTGGCCTAGTAGGACACGGTCTAGCCGTTGGGCATGTGACTGTTGGTGGGCATGTACAATGATAAACTGTTGAACATGTTCGATATGGACATGTAACAGAAGGACATGTTACAGGAGGTGGAGTTGTTGGACACACGCAAGTTACTGGAGGTGCTGGTGTTACAGTTGAGCATGGTTGTGGTGTTGTAGGTCTCACGCAGTCTTTTTCATCAATTTCAATACATTTTACCGCATATAGTacacatttttgtaatttaaaatcaaaaaatttactgCATGTCCTCTTTATACTTTCACCTCTAAAGCATTCGTAAAATTCAGAACAACTACCAGGAACTGGAAACTTTTCACCATTTCTATGACTTTTGCACAcgtattttgcataaaaagtgTTATCCAGACATTTTCTTCTTTCTACAtcctaataataaaaaaatacaacagtattaaaacattttaattttcacaaaaataagaaaaccttACACGGGGTTGGTCAAGTTCGGCAGCACAGGATAATCCAATAAGGACTAAGACTAATATCACATCCACTCGGATTgacatttcaatgaaaatttgcCAAGTTAAAATAACTGAGGTTTGTTTTATAGTCAAAGACGAATGAACTCTTTCTCACAATATGATAAGACCTCTTATCAAGATCTTACAATgcaaaatttgtcaaaatttaaaagacTTTTATCATAATGAAAATTGTTTATCAATTGGTTCATTTACCttattttatcacaaaatgaatgaattaatttttggaatttcaaTACTTAAGTATGGCGTTcttaaaaagaagtttaaaaacaaGGTCAATTTTTCAAATGCTATCTCCCGTGACTGATAATAAATTGTTACAACCAACAAACCGTTTCAAGCAAACCAGTTCATATCCACAAGGAGGAGATTTTCTATTCTGTATAAGGCTTGTATACTGAAAGTTAAATTCAACAAGCAACTTAACTTCAAGATAGAAAATTGCTGAAAAGTTCCAAGACATTTAGGAGCAGTCGgaaaaaatagatgattttgGTGCGTGTTTAATCCCACATTGAAGCTATTTAAGGCTTCctacagaaaataaaatgcaagacaAGACCACATGAACTTGATCTTAGTAAAAAGTTACTTTAATGTTTAAGACGTTTCTATACAAATttagcaatcttttttttttgttcaatattatCTATTAAATAATGTtggtattccatttttttaattcattcaatCAACAtcaataaaaaccaaaatttcaaaaaaaaaattgatttttcaaaaaagtaattttttcaaaattttatttctgatttacctatataaataattttttttttataaagtaaaGGTTCCAAtgcaagaactttttttaacaaaagataACGAATTGGTATATgggaggtaccgttatttttggtcctaaaacAATTAGTTTTATAACACAAGTCAACAACGTTTTTGGGGCCGAGACtaaaagatatacttttctaaaggtttttggtgtgttgaactcgaatctgaagtcaaaaacatcctatcagctctcgtttttgaaatattaccgttagaagatgcaaaaattactacttttgaggttatgcttttatgtgaagaaattttttttaaatacaatttattacggtttctgtaagaactgttttccttctttcaagaattttttaaatcttttcgatatcttttttattgatcgagatatcgtcagttttATGGCTTATATTGTAATGTATCACATTTTCATctccttttttgataaattaagccaaacacacttacttcattttaagatatctcgcgcagtaaaaaagatattgcaaagatttaaacgggtTTTGAAAGAacgaaaatagttcttatagaaaccgttatgatttatattcaaaaaaaaatttcttcaaattaaggcataacaccaaaagtagtaaaaaaaaacgtttttttgcattttctaacaaaaatatttcaaaaacgtgaactgctattatatttttgacttcggattcgagttcagcacacggaagtatattttggttcatgttgggaaaatcttgttaacttcaaaataagtcaaaacacgatttttttaactttcaaacggtaagctgataggatatttctgaatccagattcgagttcagcacatcaaaaacctttagaaaagtattatTTAAGTGCCcgcaccaaaaaaaattaaattttgtagtcCAGTgtaattttctatataaaattaccaacaaAATTCAAGGGAAATGTTTGACATGAAAATTTCCCGTGAAATCTTAGAGAGGAaggaagtcaaataaaaaaataaaaaaaaaaattagggaaaattttgaGACATTTTCAACCAAATGGCGGCTATTCAACTGCATGTCCCGGATTagaaccaccctaatgtacatacgtACTATTTTTCTAATAAGGGGTTTCAATTTGAACGATATCATAAATGATTAATTGTATTAGTTTATTAAAGTAATTACGGAGACTTTTCTTTTATTCAGGTTACGACCTCTATATAGCAAGAGCTGTTAAGCCCCCAAAATAATGCGATATTTGAGTATTAAATTGTAtctgaatattttcaaaaattcaattctttGATTTCGCAATAAAATAAAGACATTAagttaattaattacaaatttataaacaattttcattatttttaaattttatttctataaatatCGGCAAATTTTGTAATCAAAGGTCATCATGATAAGAACTCATATCATATCTTAGATATCGAGATCATTCATCTTTGGCTATAAAACAAGACTTGGACATTTTTAATTAGCAAATATTCATCGAAATGTCCATCCGAGTGTTTGTAATAATATTCTCTCTTCTTTTTGGATTGGCTTGCTCTGAAAGCCTTGAACAACCTGCAGTAAGTTCTTCTTGTAAATTTAAATGTTCCCATTTTCTCACattattgtgattttttttttctttttcttttgttattagGATGAAGAAAGACTAGAAAGGAAAAACTGTATAGATTACACTTTTTATGCGAAATATATTTGCAAAAGTCGAAGAAATGGAGAAAAGATTCCAGTTCCTGGAAAGTGTTCAGAATACTTAGAATGCTGGAGAGGTGAAAGTATCAAGAAGTTTTGTAGgaaattgtttgattttaaattacaaCAATGTACATCGGCTGAAGTACAATGTATTGTGTTGGATGATAAGGACAAGGACTGCATAAAACCAACAAAACCACCACCATGCACCACTGTAAAACCAAAATCACCACCAGTATGCCCGTGCCCAGAGTTTCCAACAACTACAACTCTTACAGATTGTCCTCAACCAACATCATGCCGTCCACCAACATGTGAAACAATATATAAATGTTCATGTCCAGTACAAACTCCATGCCCGACGCCTCCAACAACACCATGTCCTACAATACTAtcgaaaaagaattgaatatACTACCTCTTACTTATCAAGGGTCTTACTTTATTTCCGAGTATTAAAAAGTTAACAGACTACTAAAGCTTgacttttttgtatattttctggTCGGCTTTTAGGTAAAGTCTCCCAGTGTATTTACCTAAAATCtgaccaaaataaaaattgaagaagaaTTTTACTACgcaacttctgcagaaatcaTTTGATACACAACGAGGATTGTGTTGCAAATggatcttttcaaaaaattaatacattgattttttaatgaaattaagaTAATACAATAATTATTGGATTTCCAActgataaaaaattaacattatgataagattttgttttttatgaattttggcGAACTTTCTGAAAGGTCAGAAAGTTCAAAATATGATAAGAAACCTTAtcatatatttgtttttcaatttacgAGATCATTCATCTTTGCCTATAAAATAAGACTTGAACGTTTTTAATCAGCAAATATTCATCGAAATGTCAGTCCGAGTATGTTTAGTCCTATTTTCTGTCCTTATTGCATTGGCTTGCACTGAAAGTCTTGAACAACCTGCAGTAAGTTCCTTTTGCAAATTTaaatatatcttttttcttttttttttttttttcattaggaAGTAGAAAGGCTTGAAAGGCCAAAATGTACCGATTACACTTTTTATGCTAAATATATTTGCAAAAGTCGAAGAAATGGAGAAAAGATGCCAGTTCCAGGAAAATGCTCACAATACTACGAATGTTTTAGAGGTGAAAGTATAAGAAAACATTGTAAGAAATCTTGTAAGAGATTCTTcgattttaaattacaaaaatgtacATCGGCCAAGATACAATGTATTAAGTTGGATGATACGGATTGCAGAAAAACTACAACTTCATCACCATGCACTACTGTAACACCAGAACCTACACCAGCTTGTACATGTCCTGAgattccaacaacaacaactcgtAGATTTTGTCCTCAACCAACATGTCGACCTCCAATATGTTCTACAGTATATGCATGTTCATGTCCGACACAATCTCCATGCCCGGTACTTACAACAACACCATGTCCTAGAAtaccccaaaaaaaatattgaaaatactCCCTATAGTTTGTCAAGGGTCTTACTTTATTTACAAGCATTAAAAAGCTAACAGACTACTAaaacttgattttattttatatttttggtcaTCTTTTAGGAAAAGCATCCCAGTGACTTTACCTAAAACCTTacccaaaaaaaagttgaagaagACTAACGGCTACGGAAGGAAGCTTTAGCATAAAAAAGGTGTGGAATGGTTTCTTTGTCTGCATCGtccatgcaacttctgcagaaatcaTTTGAACAACGACAAATGTGTTGCAAATGGAtctgttcaaaaaaaataaattcattgatttgtaataaaatcagtgttgtaaaaatattaatttaaaaaaaatgcatttgaatttaaaaaaaaaaatttttattgcaaattttttttcaatgcaaaatattcttttttgcaataaaaattttatttttattgctatttttttttcatttgcaataattttttttcaatgatggaaatttttcagttgcaataaaattgttttttaatgcaaGTATTTTTTAGTtgctataaatatattttattcaatgcaattttttttttatttgcaataaatattttcttaaccctttcgaCCACTAAAAAcgggacaactgagaaaataatttactacttcttctaagctaaaaaacaaaacactttctggatttacattttttatatctttttttcaaaattattaccatatataaaaaaaacttttagcaaaaaagaaaaaaaaaatgtgaatttcagtcccttttttgacaaaaaaaaattttaaaatatgatatttgactaactttttgtactaatccagtaaATAGACATTAtatatctttcaattaagccatcgaaacgtaaaaaaaatgaaatatttttaacgaATGATTAAATattatgttacatgagagtaacgctgggttcgaaagggttaaaaatttgtaatggaGAGCAAAtggatcaaaaataaaatgatttttttttaaccctgaATAAAATAAAGATAATGCAATAATTATTGGATTAAACAACTGATAAacaattaacatttttattatcaattttcgTAAACTTCCTGTAAGGTCATGATAAGAAGCCTTATCATAATCTAAAGTATCGAAATCATTCATCTTTGCCTATAAAACAAGACTTGGACATTTTTAATCAACAAATATTCATCGAAATGTCAGTCCGAGTATGTTTAGTCCTATTTTCTGTCCTTATTGGATTGGCTTACACTGAAAAGCTTGAACAACCTGCAGTAAGttctttttgtaaatttaaatatgtaaatcttttttcttttatccttgtttttttttttttttgtcattaggAAATAGAAAGGATAGAAAGGGCAAAATGTGTTGATTAcactttttatgcaaaatatatttgtaaaaGTCGAAGAAATGGAGAAAAGATGCCAGTTCCTGGAAAGTGCTCTGAATACTATGTATGTTTTAGAggtgaaagtataaaaaaacattgtaagAAATCTTGTAAGAGAttctttgattttaaattacaaaaatgtacATCGGCCAAGGCACAATGTATTAAAGTGGATGATACAGACTGCAGAAAAACTACAACACCACCACCATGCACTACTGTAACACCAGAACCTCCAACAGCTTGTACATGTCCTGAcattccaacaacaacaactccaATTTGTCCTCAACCCACATCATGTCGTCCTCCAACATGtgaaacaatatttaaatgtacatGTCCAGCAAGAGTAACATGCCCGGTGCTTACAACAAGAATATGTACTAGTTTCCCACCAAAAAAGGTTTAAGTCGTTAAAAAATACGGCTAGTTTACCGAACCTAATTTACGAATATTAAACAGATAGGATTaggttttgtgaaatttttgaattcataattgagccgttttttttaagtGGTATGAGTccacttttggaaaaaaaattagttaatggTCAATTAAGAAAGATATTTTCATCCTTTTATTTACTATGTATTATAaagcattattattatttatttttttttgtaaaaagaagccttattttaattttatttttttagctaaataaataaatcagtaTCTAATAAATTTGGTTATTCATGAAAACAAGTTGTATTTAATCTAATTATACCTACTCTTAACacattaaaaatacaattagtccaataataatatttatttttaataatttttattatggaTGAAAGTGGTATAAGTCCATTTGGGGTAAAAATCCGTTCACTTTCTTGGAAGACTTCAATATATTTAatcacattttaaaatttaacatgtTAATAATCTAAAATGCATCACCTGAGTACCCTAACATTTcgctatatttttttaaaaacttaaaaacgcaAAGCTTTTAATAtctcaaaacataaaaaaatggacttttacCACTTTCAAATACAACGGATCAAATATGTATCGGAAGTGGACAGCAGAGAGGTGTGGAATGGTTACTTCTTCGTCCATGCAAGAAATCGCTTGATATAacgaaaatttaaacttaaaaaaaaatttattcattaatattgtaataaaataaagatAATAAATTTAATCCTGAATTAACAATTGattaagaattttcaaaatgataagattgcattttttgttaattttaacaaattttgcaATGAAAGGTCATGGAAACCTTATCATATCTTGAGCGGAAGAGATCATTTAACTTATGTATCGACTATAAAACAAGGTTTCCTCGTTTTTAATCGGCAAATGTTAATCAAAATGCTAGCCCGAGTGCTTGTAATATTTATCTTTATccttattgaattttcatgtgCTGGAAGCCTTAAATCAGCAGTaagtacatatttttgttttgtaagttttccctcacataattgttttttgtttttaaggatATTGAAAAAGGAAGATGTTTCGACTACAATTTTTATGCCAAATATATTTGCAAAAGTCGAAGAAATGGAGAAAAGATTCCTGTTCCTGGAAAGTGTTCAGAATACTTAGAATGCTGGAGAGGTGAAAGTATAAGGAaatcttgtagaaaattttttgattttaaattacaaaaatgtacAATGGCTGACGTAAAATGTATTGAGTTGGATGATACAGACTGTAGGAAAACTACAACAACACCACCATGTACAACACCAGAACCTCCACCGCAATGCATGTGTCCAGAGATTTCGACAAATACACCTTTAGATTGTCCTGTTGTAACATGTGTTTTTCCCGAATGTACAACATCTTATGAATGTTCATGTCCACCACAAGTTACGTGTGCACCGGATCCAACGTGCCCTGATTTGCTTTAAACTTCCAAGAAAGGCTTAAAGCTGTACACGTGTACACAATACATCTagtttctagtttttgaaaagttctcactttatttaataaacagCACCAAAAGACTTAAATTTGTCTTGTTTtcgttttcatgattttttttgaaacttttttaatagatagacaTCATGTATCCTATCCTAGGGCTTagaatttctttttcttatgATGGCACAATGGAAGTGCGTCCTAAGTCGTGCTCAATCAATTGTCTTTTCCTGCGTTTCTAAgctagcaaaataaaaaaaattccaaaaataagtACGAAAAGAGTACTCTCAGTAGAGTGAAGGAAACCCACTTAATTATACCCACAGAACCACACTTCTCGACCTCGCTACTTTATTACACTACTGTAAAAGGTGAAAAACACAATCGATTTCTCTTTGTTCTACACAGTTAGTATTGTTTCTATCCTTTATCCTTATCATAATTTCCATACCCTAAATCCAAAACTGAGCAGAACTTAAAcaatgcaacatttttttattttaattaacttttcttttttttattactattgTCTTAAAAacgaaagttaaaaacaaacattttttttttacaaaaagaaaattaagaataacaaaaactgAATACTTATACTCTACAAAAATGcttaaatttaacttaaatataaattattttacatttttttaataaattacatttatcaaatttattttttttttaaattatgaaaaattaatgaTTCTATTATATAATCTTCTGTCAAAAAATGTATCAAATAATGAGCTGAGAgttaaaatgtatctttttttctaattatttaaactttagagagtattttgttgttttaattcttttaatttttgttcgttGTTTGAAGAAAGAgtaacaaacaatatttttctaaatagcAAAATGCATTCTTTTTGTCTAGTTCTTTAATTTAAGGCACAATTATATTAGTTTAAAAGTGTTTGAAAATTGGTTAGAAGATATTATTAATCAATGGTCCAATATTATATTCTATAGAAACTTCTGAAAACCTGACTAGTGAAACAAAGCagatgaatttaataaaaactaacttaattttattttcattaacatTCATACATGAACACAAAAATACAATCCACAAACATACAATCCACATGATTGTGAATACAAGAAATACTGGAGGGAAATTTAATATTCATTCCACTTACAagtttatataacaaaaaaatcaataaaattaaattaattaaaaattactttgtaatAGGCAGGCATACATAATTAATAACCATAAcgaaaataaattatacaaatCTTGAGACttaaaaatatacttaaatCAAATTAACCAAATTAATCATATGTTGTTCCTTTGGATGAACGTTTATGTTTCATGCGTGACCAGTCAAATTTTTGTGCTGCATCAGCAATAATTCCGGGCGCTCGAAGTGGCCGTCCTAGAGGTATATCGGTGAGACTAAATGGACTCGGTGTGGTTGGTGTATCCCGACAGGGAGGTGATGTTGATGCCGAAGCAATGGCAATGGGTTGAGTTCGTCTAGGAAAGTTGAATGTCGAATCAATGTTTTCTtagcacaaacaaaaatagaagaaaCTTACTTCTGTTGTGTGATTGTGAATACTGATTTTGAAACGATTCTCTTTCCAGTAAACCAAAGTCTTCCGATGAATTTCATTCTTTGAATGGCAATGACAGCAAGAGCCACAGTCCtttggaaaaataaacaaaaagaataggttattgatataatttatacagaaaatcCGTGATACTCACTTAAATCTCCATCTTTTCTTTAATGGCAGACAATTAGCACCTCCATGCAACTGCGCTAGCATTTGTGCTTCACTATCCTGATAGCTTTGTAGGGAGATCTTCAAATAACGCTTTTGATAGACCAATGCTTTACGATGTGACTCCACTCTCAGGTACCTTCCAAGCAAATGGTTTGCCCTCTCCTCCAATTCAGCAACATTGGCGTTATTACCCACTTGACTCTCAAGCTCTTCGACCTTTTTCTGCAGTGTTCTCCTCTCATCGACTAAAAACTGTACAGTTTCTGTCATTTGTCGATTTTCTTTGGTATTTTCTGCCAGCAGATTGttgatttctttcattttttgcataaatTGCTGTGGAATTGAGCCTTCAGCATTGGAATTTGAAAGTGCTTCAGCTAATTTAgcctcacgttgggcgccacgtTCAATGTCATAGCGCAGAAGTGACACAGTCTGATTGAGATGATCTCTTTCGGTTTCAAGGGATAGAATTTTGGCTTTGAGTTCTTGAAGTTCAACTGCATTTTGAGTGGATTCAACTCGTTGGCGATCCCTTCGATTGGCACGACGAGTTTCGGCTTCTTGGAGAGTTGCAATTCTAGCTTCGAGACTTTCAATTTCTTGTGACTGCAAGGTGAGTCGTTCTTGAAGATGTTCGACTTCTTGTTCGGCCATGTCTTTGTCTCGTGCGACTTTTTCCATTTCCTTTTTCAGACGTTCACTGTATTCAATGCGATCATTCAACTCGGTGTCAAAACGACTTCGCTCGCGTTCAAGATTCCTTTGAAGATCAGTGGCACGTTCTCTCTCACGTTCATTTTGAGCACTTAGGAGCTTGATTTCACTTC encodes:
- the LOC129919370 gene encoding mucin-2-like: MSIRVDVILVLVLIGLSCAAELDQPRDVERRKCLDNTFYAKYVCKSHRNGEKFPVPGSCSEFYECFRGESIKRTCSKFFDFKLQKCVLYAVKCIEIDEKDCVRPTTPQPCSTVTPAPPVTCVCPTTPPPVTCPSVTCPYRTCSTVYHCTCPPTVTCPTARPCPTRPPTSTTIATTV
- the LOC129920106 gene encoding uncharacterized protein LOC129920106, which produces MSVRVCLVLFSVLIALACTESLEQPAEVERLERPKCTDYTFYAKYICKSRRNGEKMPVPGKCSQYYECFRGESIRKHCKKSCKRFFDFKLQKCTSAKIQCIKLDDTDCRKTTTSSPCTTVTPEPTPACTCPEIPTTTTRRFCPQPTCRPPICSTVYACSCPTQSPCPVLTTTPCPRIPQKKY